Below is a genomic region from Azoarcus sp. KH32C.
CCGCTCCTGAAAGTATCCACCATGACCCCACTCGTTCTTCTTGATGACGGATCCGTCCATTAGAATCCCCGGCACTTCCCGGCCACACGCGTTTTCGACCTTACGCCCACGATGAGACTCCTGCTAATCGAAGACGATCCCATGATCGGCGCCGGCGTGCAGCAGGCGCTGCGCCAGGATGGCTATGCCGTGGACTGGGTGCGCGACGGCATCGCCGCGGAACTGGCCGTGCAGGACAACCCGTACGACATGCTGCTGCTGGATCTCGGGCTCCCACGTCGCGATGGTATCGAATTCCTGAAGCATATGCGTACTGCCGGGAAGGCGGTCCCGGTCATCATCCTGACTGCCCGCGACGCTGTCGCCGACCGCGTGCGCGGGCTCGACGCGGGGGCCGACGACTATCTCGTGAAGCCCTTCGATCTCGACGAACTCGGTGCGCGCGTGCGCGCCCTGCTCCGCCGCCAACGCGGCCAGGCGAAGCCACTAATCACGCTCGGCGCACTGCAGGTCGATCCGGCCAGCCACGCGGTGACGCTCAACGGCGTGCCGGTGCGCCTCTCGACCCGGGAGTTCGCACTGCTGTGCGCGCTCCTCGAACAGCCCGGCAGGCCCTTGTCGCGCAGCCAGCTCGAGGAGCGCATCTACGGTTGGGAAGAGGAGGTCGAAAGCAACGCCGTGGAGGTGCACATCCACGCGCTTCGGCGCAAGCTCGGCGCCGAATGGATCCGCAACATGCGCGGCGTGGGCTACTACGTGGCGGAGCCGGCATGAGGTCGCTGCGCCGGACGCTCCTCCTGTCGCTGCTCGGCGCGGTGGTGCTCGTGCTCGCCATCGGCGGCATCGCGACCTACGACACTGCGCGCAACGAGGTCGACGAGCTGATGGACTACCAGCTGCGGCAGTTCGCGCTGTCGCTGCGCGACCAGCAGTTCGGCGGCCCGGACAGGCCGCGGCTCGCACCGCCCGAGCCCTCGTTCGACTTCGTGATCCAGATCTGGGACGAAACCGGCGTGCAGCTCTACCTCTCGCATCCACACAGCGTGCTGCCGTCGCTCGCGAAATTCGGCTACAACACGGTCAAGACGACCGAAGGCGACTGGCGCGTGTTCTCGATTCCGTTGCTCAACCACGTGATCCAGGTCGCCCAGCCAATGGCGGTGCGCAGTCGCATCGCGGCCCGTGCGGCCCTCCGTACGCTCGTGCCTTCGCTGGCGCTGATCCCGCTGCTGGGCATCCTGATCTGGTACCTCGTCGGGCGCGGCCTGCGTCCGCTGGAACGGCTCACGCGCGAAGTCGCCGCCCGCCGGCCGGACTCCCTCGAGGCGCTGCGACCGGAGGGCGTACCCGAAGAGGCCCGGCCGCTGGTGACCGCCCTGAACCGCCTCCTGGGCCGCCTCGATCAGGCCCTGAGCGCCCAGCGGGCTTTCGTCGCCGACGCCGCGCACGAATTGCGCACGCCGCTCGCGGCCTTGCAGATCCAGCTCCAGCTATGCGAACGCGCCAGCGACGAAGCGACGCGCCAGGCCGCGATGGGCGAATTGCGCGCCGGCCTGCAGCGCGCGACACATATGGTGCAGCAGTTGCTGACGCTCGCGCGCCAGGAGCCCGGCGCGGCCGGCTCGCCCCAGATGCGGCTGCGGCTCGCGGATGTCGCGCGCCAGAGTCTCGCCGACCATGCCACGGTGGCCGACGCGCGCCACATCGATCTCGGGGCGGAAACGCTCGACGACACGCTCTCCATCATGGGCGATGCGGCGGCACTGCGTACGCTGGTCGGCAACCTGATCGACAACGCGATCCGCTATTCGCCCGAGGGCAGCCGCGTCGACGTTGCGGTCAAGGCGGACGCCGGCACCGATGCCACGAGCTGCTGGCTCAGCGTGAGCGACAGCGGCCCGGGCATTCCCTTGGACGAACGCGAACGCGTGCTCGACCGCTTCTATCGCCCCGCGGGGCAGGAGCAGCCGGGCAGCGGACTGGGCCTCGCGATCGTGCGCAGCATCGCCGAACGCCACGGCGCGAGGCTCGTGCTCGACGAATCGCCGCTCGGCGGCCTGCGCGTATCGGTGGGATTCCCGCCGGCAGCGCCAGAAGGTCCGCCGCGGGGAATTTCCCCCGATCCTTAAGTTTGCGTTAAGCCGGGCCCCGCTAAATTGGCAACGTCGCGGATCACCTCCGCCCGTTACTTCACAGGAGCCCGAAATGAAGACTCTGGCAATCAAGCTCACGGCAACCGCCGCAGCGCTGGCGGCATTGTCCTTCGGCGGCTACGAGGCCGTCCGCTCGATGGCGCCGGCCCACGCCGGCATGCTGCCTGCGATCACGGCGCCCGCTTCGAACACCGCGGGCGTCGCGCTGCCGAACTTCCGCAGCATCGTCGAGCGCTACGGCCCGGCCGTCGTGAACATCAGCGTCGAAGGCACGACGAAGACTTCGGCACGGGGACAGTCGCCGCTGGGCCGACTCGATCCCGAGGATCCCTTCTACGACTTCTTCCGCCGCTTCGGGCCGCAACTCCAGGTGCCACAAGGCGAGCAGATCACGCACGGCCTCGGCTCGGGCTTCATCGTGAGCCCCGACGGCATCGTGCTGACCAACGCCCACGTCGTCGCCGACGCCAACCACGTCACTGTGAAGCTCACCGACAAGCGCGAATTCAGCGCCAAGGTGATCGGCATCGACAAGCCGACCGACATCGCGGTCCTGCGCATCGACGCGCACGACCTCCCGACCGTCCCGCTGGGCGACCCCGCCAGCGCACAGGTCGGCGATTGGGTGCTCGCGATCGGTTCGCCC
It encodes:
- a CDS encoding response regulator, translating into MRLLLIEDDPMIGAGVQQALRQDGYAVDWVRDGIAAELAVQDNPYDMLLLDLGLPRRDGIEFLKHMRTAGKAVPVIILTARDAVADRVRGLDAGADDYLVKPFDLDELGARVRALLRRQRGQAKPLITLGALQVDPASHAVTLNGVPVRLSTREFALLCALLEQPGRPLSRSQLEERIYGWEEEVESNAVEVHIHALRRKLGAEWIRNMRGVGYYVAEPA
- a CDS encoding ATP-binding protein, with the protein product MRSLRRTLLLSLLGAVVLVLAIGGIATYDTARNEVDELMDYQLRQFALSLRDQQFGGPDRPRLAPPEPSFDFVIQIWDETGVQLYLSHPHSVLPSLAKFGYNTVKTTEGDWRVFSIPLLNHVIQVAQPMAVRSRIAARAALRTLVPSLALIPLLGILIWYLVGRGLRPLERLTREVAARRPDSLEALRPEGVPEEARPLVTALNRLLGRLDQALSAQRAFVADAAHELRTPLAALQIQLQLCERASDEATRQAAMGELRAGLQRATHMVQQLLTLARQEPGAAGSPQMRLRLADVARQSLADHATVADARHIDLGAETLDDTLSIMGDAAALRTLVGNLIDNAIRYSPEGSRVDVAVKADAGTDATSCWLSVSDSGPGIPLDERERVLDRFYRPAGQEQPGSGLGLAIVRSIAERHGARLVLDESPLGGLRVSVGFPPAAPEGPPRGISPDP